In Acidobacteriota bacterium, the following are encoded in one genomic region:
- the lhgO gene encoding L-2-hydroxyglutarate oxidase, protein MASSYLVVGAGLVGLATAWKLQRRFPHRRVTVLDKEPRVGAHQSTHNSGVLHCGLHYRPGSLKARLAVDGIRQMVAFCRQHGIPHEVCGKVVVAVTSEEIPRLEELMRRGAANGLEGLEWLDAAGLRRIEPHAVGLAAARVPQEGIVDYQAVCDTLARLVHEGDGRVVTGARVDALGATGDGWIATTGAGEFAADVLVTCAGLHADRVAAMAGERRDMRIVPFRGEYYELRPEARSLVRHLIYPVPDPAFPFLGVHFTRLVRGGVECGPNAVLAFAREGYSIGRVDARDLIDALGYAGLWRFLRRHPSMAGRELLQSLSRRRFCRALQRLVPDLRPAHLSRGGAGVRAQAMSPGGELMQDFHVVRRARALHVLNAPSPAATASLAIADHVVDQLAQA, encoded by the coding sequence ATGGCGTCCTCGTATCTCGTCGTTGGCGCCGGCCTCGTCGGCCTGGCGACGGCCTGGAAGCTGCAGCGCCGGTTTCCCCACCGACGCGTGACGGTGCTCGACAAGGAGCCGCGGGTCGGCGCGCACCAGAGCACGCACAACAGCGGGGTGCTCCACTGCGGGCTCCACTACCGTCCGGGCTCGCTCAAGGCGAGGCTGGCCGTCGACGGCATCCGCCAGATGGTCGCCTTCTGCCGGCAGCACGGCATCCCTCATGAGGTCTGCGGCAAGGTCGTCGTCGCGGTGACCTCGGAGGAGATCCCGCGGCTCGAGGAGTTGATGCGTCGCGGGGCGGCCAACGGCCTCGAGGGTCTCGAGTGGCTCGATGCCGCAGGGCTGCGGCGGATCGAGCCGCACGCCGTCGGACTTGCGGCCGCGCGCGTTCCGCAGGAAGGGATCGTCGACTACCAGGCCGTGTGCGACACGCTCGCGCGGCTCGTGCACGAGGGTGACGGTCGCGTGGTCACTGGCGCCCGAGTCGACGCGCTCGGCGCCACCGGTGACGGGTGGATCGCCACGACCGGTGCGGGCGAGTTCGCGGCTGACGTTCTGGTGACGTGCGCGGGCCTGCATGCCGACCGCGTCGCGGCCATGGCCGGCGAGCGCCGCGACATGCGGATCGTCCCCTTCCGCGGCGAGTACTACGAGCTGAGGCCTGAGGCGAGGTCGCTCGTCCGGCACCTGATCTACCCGGTGCCGGACCCCGCGTTTCCCTTCCTCGGCGTCCACTTCACGCGGCTCGTGCGTGGCGGCGTGGAATGCGGGCCGAACGCCGTGCTGGCCTTCGCGCGCGAGGGCTACTCGATCGGCCGGGTCGACGCGAGGGACCTCATCGATGCGCTGGGGTATGCGGGTCTCTGGCGCTTCCTGCGGCGTCATCCATCGATGGCGGGACGCGAGTTGCTGCAGTCGCTCAGTCGCCGCCGCTTCTGTCGCGCCCTGCAGCGGCTCGTGCCCGATCTGCGCCCCGCCCACCTGTCGCGCGGTGGTGCGGGCGTCCGCGCTCAGGCGATGAGCCCCGGCGGGGAGCTGATGCAGGATTTCCACGTGGTCAGGCGGGCTCGCGCCCTGCACGTCCTGAACGCGCCGAGTCCCGCGGCGACGGCCTCGCTCGCGATCGCCGACCACGTGGTCGATCAACTCGCGCAGGCCTGA
- a CDS encoding VWA domain-containing protein, whose product MRMRTKLVLVATAILVVLPIAASTQQAPVFRSEAKIVPLYATVTDAERRLVPDLTRDDFQILDNGRPQEIVLFESEAQPITVVVMLDTSLSMALNMDFLKQGAEEFFIRLLPEDQARLGSFNDKIQFATDFTSDRDELIAGLGELGFGNPTRLYDAIDAGLDQLQGVEGRKVVLVFTDGDDTASKIGSGRVLDRARRDEVMIYAIGLESEMVVDGRRFRSRPDRGLRRLADETGGGYFELKRTSELGPTFTRVAQELHSQYVLGFTPAVLDGKVHKLEVRMTRPGLNARARRSYVASADRSSSAGF is encoded by the coding sequence ATGCGCATGCGTACGAAGCTCGTCCTGGTCGCCACGGCCATCCTCGTCGTGCTGCCCATTGCCGCGTCGACCCAGCAGGCGCCGGTCTTTCGCTCCGAGGCCAAGATCGTCCCGCTCTACGCGACCGTGACCGATGCGGAGCGGCGGCTGGTGCCCGACCTCACGCGCGACGACTTCCAGATCCTCGACAACGGGAGGCCGCAGGAGATCGTCCTCTTCGAGAGCGAGGCGCAGCCGATCACGGTGGTCGTCATGCTCGACACGAGCCTCAGCATGGCGCTCAACATGGACTTCCTGAAGCAGGGCGCCGAGGAGTTCTTCATCCGCCTGCTGCCAGAGGACCAGGCCCGTCTCGGGTCGTTCAACGACAAGATCCAGTTTGCGACCGACTTCACGTCGGATCGTGATGAACTGATTGCCGGACTCGGCGAGCTCGGATTCGGCAACCCGACGCGTCTCTACGACGCCATCGACGCGGGCCTCGACCAGCTCCAGGGCGTTGAAGGCCGCAAAGTCGTCCTGGTCTTCACCGACGGCGACGACACGGCGAGCAAGATCGGCTCGGGGCGCGTGCTCGACCGGGCCAGACGCGACGAGGTGATGATCTACGCCATCGGCCTCGAGAGCGAGATGGTCGTCGACGGGCGGCGCTTCCGCTCCCGCCCAGACCGCGGCCTGCGGCGGCTGGCCGACGAAACGGGCGGCGGGTACTTCGAGCTGAAACGGACATCGGAGCTCGGCCCGACCTTCACCCGCGTCGCACAGGAGCTCCACAGCCAGTACGTGCTGGGCTTCACGCCCGCGGTGCTCGACGGCAAGGTCCACAAACTCGAGGTGAGGATGACCCGGCCGGGACTGAACGCGCGCGCGCGGCGAAGCTACGTCGCGAGCGCGGACCGATCCTCGTCGGCGGGATTCTGA